CGCTGTGGGCGCTGGTCATCGGCCTGGCGCTGGGCACCGAGCGGCAGCGCAACCCGGCCCGGGTGGCCGGCCTGGCGCTCGGCTTCGCCGGGGTGCTGGTCATCTTCGCGCCGTGGGAGCACGCGGGGCTGGCGAGCTGGGGCGCGCTGGCGTGCCTGGCCGCCGCCGCGTCCTACGCGGTCTGCTACGCCTACATCGGCCGCACCGTCTCCGGGCGCGGCCTGACGCCCGTCCAGATCACCGCGACGCAGCTGATCGGCGCGTCCGGCCTGGGCGCCCTCGCCGTCCCGGTGGGCGGCCTGCAGCCGGTGCACCCGTCCTGGCCGCCGCTGGTGGCCGTGGCGATCCTGGGCGTCCTGGGCACGGGCGTCGCGCTGGTGCTCAACTACCGGATCGTCGAGGACGAGGGCCCGACCAACGCCACGACCGTCGGCTACCTGCTGCCCGTGGTGTCCGTGCTGCTCGGCGCGCTGTTCCTCGGCGAGGAGCTGGGCGTGCGGGTGGTGATCGGCATGGTGGTGGTGCTCGTGGGCGTCGCGCTGACCCGCCGGCAGCCCGCGGCGGTCGTCGCGCCGGTACCCGCCGAGCCCCTCGCTACGCTGAAGTGACCTGCGATAACCCTCGGTTACCCGGCGGTACGGCCAGTTGAGACATCGCTCCTGGGCAAACGGGTGGTATTGCGCGGCAGGTCTCCCCCGATCGCGTGGTGTTCAGGCGAACCGCGTCCTGGAAAGCCCTCTCGGACGTCTCCTCACATGAAAGGACTCGCACCGGAAGGGAACCCCAGAGCCATGAGCAACGAGAGCATCACCACGACGACGACGTTCCACCTCCTCGTCCCCGGGGTGGCTCCGGCACCGGTGGAGGCCGAGCTGCACTACGAACCGGAGGACCCGTACGCGGTAGCCGTGCTCTTCCACACGGGCCAGGGCAAGGTCGAGTGGATCTTCGCCCGCGACCTGCTGGCGGACGGGCTGCTCACGCCGTCCGGCGAGGGCGACATCCTGGTCCGGCCGGCGGCCGACGACCCGGAGCGGGTCCTGGTGGAGCTCAACGCGCCGACGGGCTTCGCCATCCTGTCCGCCGAGGCCGAGGACGTCGCCGAGTTCCTGGACCTGACCTACGACGTGGTCCAGCCCGGCGAGGAGGACCTGTGGATCGACTTCGACCGCGAGCTGGCCAAGCTGGTCTCGACCAACTGAGCGCGTCGCCTACCCTCTGATCCGTGACGGGGTCCGGGGGGACGGTGGGCGGTCGGTACGCGCTGGTCGAGCGGATCGGCAGCGGCGCCATGGGCGTCGTCTGGCGGGCCCGCGACGAGCTGCTGGACCGCGAGGTGGCCGTGAAGCAGCTGCGCCTGCCCGACCTCGGGCCCGACGAGGGCCGGGTCGCCAGGGCGCGGGCCATGCGCGAGGCGCGCAACGCCGCCCGGCTCCACCACCCCGGTGCGATCGCGGTCTTCGACGTGGTGGTCGAGGACGACCGGCCGTGGCTGGTCATGGAGTACCTGCCCGCGCGGAGCCTGGCCGGCCTGCTGGCCGAGCGGGGACGGCTCGAACCGGCCGAGGCGGCCGGGATCGGTGCCCAGGTCGCCGCCGCGCTCGCCGCGGCGCACGCGGCGGGCATCGTGCACCGCGACGTGAAACCGTCCAACGTGCTCATCGGCCACGACGGCACGGTGAAGCTCACCGACTTCGGCATCTCCCGGGCGGCGGGCGACGGCACCCTCACCGACAGCGGCATGATCACCGGCACCCCGGCGTACCTGGCACCCGAGGTCGCGCGCGGCGAGCAGCCGGACACCGCGTCGGACGTGTTCTCCCTCGGCGCGACCCTGTACGCGGCGACCGAGGGCCGGTCGCCGTACGGCACCTCGGACAACAGCTTCGGCCTGCTCTACCGGGCCGCCGCGGGCAGGGTCGAGCCGCCCGCGCGCGCCGGCGAGCTGACCGGCCTGCTCACCCGCATGCTCGCCACCGACCGCGACGCCCGCCCGACGGCCGACCAGGCCGCGGCGCTGCTGGCCGACCCGGCGGACCCTCGGGCGGAGGCACCCCCGGCCGGGTCCCCCGCCCGGCCGCGGCGCAGGTGGCTCGCACCGCTGGTCGCGGCGGTCGTGGCGGTGCTGGGCGCGGGTGCGGTCGCGGCGGCCTCGCTGCTGCTGCCGCTCGACGGGTCGTCCGGCGGGCAGGCGTCCACCGTGACCACCTCGCCCCCGCCGCCGGTGCCCACCGCCGAGGCGGGCGAACTCGTCCTCCGGCACTACGACCTGCTGCCGGAGGACCCCCGGGCCGCCTACGACAACCTCACCGCGTCCTACCGCCAGTCGTTCGAGGACTACGCCGCGTTCTGGGGGCAGTACGACGACGTGCGGGCGAGCCTGGCCGAGACGTGGCAGGACGGCACCCACACCTGGGTGCAGGTCGTGGTCACGTTCGTCCGCGGCGGGGTCGAGAGCAGCGGGAGGTACCTGCTGCGGGTCGAGCCCGACCAGGGGCGGCTGCGGATCGCGGCGGCCGAGGAGCGGCCCTAGACCAGCCTGCGGTCCGACGCCCAGCGCGACAGCTCGTAGCGGTTGGACAGCTGCGTCTTGCGCAGCACGCTCGACACGTGCGTCTCGACCGTCTTCACCGAGATGAACAGCTCCGACGCGATCTCCTTGTACGCGTAGCCGCGGGCCAGCAGCCGCAGCACGTCGCGCTCGCGCGGGGTCAGCAGGTCCAGCTCGGGGTCGCTGATCGGGGCCGCGCCCGGCCGGTCGGCGAACGCGTCGAGCACGAACCCGGCCAGCCTGGGGCTGAACACCGCGTCGCCCTCCGCGACCCGCACGACCGCCTTCACCAGCTCCTGGCTGGAGATGGTCTTGGTCACGTACCCGCGGGCGCCCGCGCGGATGACCGCGATGACGTCCTCGGCCGCGTCGGACACCGACAGCGCCAGGAACACCACC
This portion of the Saccharothrix syringae genome encodes:
- a CDS encoding DMT family transporter; its protein translation is MGVLALLWGSSFLWIKIALTGLSPVQIAFTRSLLGALVLVVFLRVTRQRLPRDRRSWAHLLVASLFGTTLPFVLFALGEQTVDSGVAGVLNATTPLWALVIGLALGTERQRNPARVAGLALGFAGVLVIFAPWEHAGLASWGALACLAAAASYAVCYAYIGRTVSGRGLTPVQITATQLIGASGLGALAVPVGGLQPVHPSWPPLVAVAILGVLGTGVALVLNYRIVEDEGPTNATTVGYLLPVVSVLLGALFLGEELGVRVVIGMVVVLVGVALTRRQPAAVVAPVPAEPLATLK
- a CDS encoding SsgA family sporulation/cell division regulator, yielding MSNESITTTTTFHLLVPGVAPAPVEAELHYEPEDPYAVAVLFHTGQGKVEWIFARDLLADGLLTPSGEGDILVRPAADDPERVLVELNAPTGFAILSAEAEDVAEFLDLTYDVVQPGEEDLWIDFDRELAKLVSTN
- a CDS encoding serine/threonine-protein kinase — translated: MTGSGGTVGGRYALVERIGSGAMGVVWRARDELLDREVAVKQLRLPDLGPDEGRVARARAMREARNAARLHHPGAIAVFDVVVEDDRPWLVMEYLPARSLAGLLAERGRLEPAEAAGIGAQVAAALAAAHAAGIVHRDVKPSNVLIGHDGTVKLTDFGISRAAGDGTLTDSGMITGTPAYLAPEVARGEQPDTASDVFSLGATLYAATEGRSPYGTSDNSFGLLYRAAAGRVEPPARAGELTGLLTRMLATDRDARPTADQAAALLADPADPRAEAPPAGSPARPRRRWLAPLVAAVVAVLGAGAVAAASLLLPLDGSSGGQASTVTTSPPPPVPTAEAGELVLRHYDLLPEDPRAAYDNLTASYRQSFEDYAAFWGQYDDVRASLAETWQDGTHTWVQVVVTFVRGGVESSGRYLLRVEPDQGRLRIAAAEERP
- a CDS encoding response regulator, whose amino-acid sequence is MDGGRTVAVRVFLVDDHALFRAGVRAELDSITDQVEVVGEAGSVGEAVAGIAHHRPDVVLLDVHMPDGGGAEVLRQVRTTLPEVVFLALSVSDAAEDVIAVIRAGARGYVTKTISSQELVKAVVRVAEGDAVFSPRLAGFVLDAFADRPGAAPISDPELDLLTPRERDVLRLLARGYAYKEIASELFISVKTVETHVSSVLRKTQLSNRYELSRWASDRRLV